The following is a genomic window from Terriglobales bacterium.
GCAGCGCCAGGATCTCGAAGTTTCCGGTGTGCATGCGCGCCGTCTGCACTGCCGTCTCGTTGGCCTCGGTGCCGCTGTTGGAGAAAAAGGACTTGGTCAGCCGCTTGCCCGGCGTCAACGTCGCCAGCTTCTCCGCCAACGTCACCATGGGCTCGGTGAGGAAGCAGGTGGAGACGTGCTGCAGCTTGTCCACCTGCGCCTTGACCTTGGCCGTCACCCGGGGGTTGGCGTGGCCCACGCTGATAGTCACGATGCCGCCGAAGAAGTCCAGATACTGCTTTCCCTCCACGTCCCATATGTGCTGCATGGAGCCGTGGTCCATGGCCACCGGCTCCTTGAAATAAGTGTTCACGCAGGGGAAGACGTACTCCTTCTGCTTGCGGGCCAGCTCTTGATTGGTCATGGGGTGCCTTTCCGGCGGGGGTTCGCCGAGGAAATCAAAGTATCGTCTGCCGGGGTAGAAAACCAAGACATATTTCCGCCGCCGGGCCCCAGAACGGGGAAGCCAGCTGCACATTGCTTCCTGTTTACATAAGTGATAACTTCACCATCTTGTTGCCACCAGTTTCCGCCTCCAGGGAGCGGAATCCGGCCCGCCGCGGGTGGGCCGAAGATCAGCCAGAGAACTCCAAGAGGATGCCGGATCCAGCCCAAACCGGGACGTTTTGGCGGGTCGAGGGCAGCCTGCTCAGCCTGAGCGCCGTCCGGGTGCTGGCCTACGTCACATGGAACACCCAAAGTTTCAGCGAGCGCTGGGCCCGCCGCTTCGGCATGGCCTTCCTGGCCGTCTGCTGGCCCCTCCTGTACTTCATGGGACGCCGCTTCGCCACCCGCCTGCTCTACATCATGCTGCGCGGCGTGAGCCAGGACCGCCTCGATCTGCTGGGCGAGGAATACTTCGAGTACATCCTCAAGCCCCAGCTCAAGCCCGGCGGCCTGGAGAAGCTCAGGCAGGCGCAGGCTGCCGGCCCAGTCATCCTTGTCAGCCACGCCCTCGACCACATCATCCGCCCGCTGGCCAACCACCTGGGCGTGGAAAACATCGTTGCCAACCGCCTCGACTTCCGCGACGGCATCGCTACCGGCCGCCTGCTGGAGCCCGTGGTCCGTCCCCGCAGACTCTCCGCCTGGCTCACCGGGCACCGTCCCGACGGCCGCGTTTCCGCCGAGCGGGTCCTTCGCGACATCGGCCTCGACCGCCGGCCCGACCTCCTCTCCCGCGCCATCTTTCCGGCGCGGCGACGCGTCCCCCAACCCTCCCGCCCGGCTCTCTGCTTCGACCCGCGCAAGCGCGTCGAGCACCTCTCGGTGCATAAGGCGCTGGCAGGGAAGCGCATCATGCTCATCGGCGTCACCGGCTTCATCGGCAAAGTCTGGCTGGCCAATCTGCTCAACGACCTGCCCGAGATCGGGAAGATCTACCTCCTCATCCGCCGCCAGCGCTCCACCACCGCTACCCGCCGCCTGGAAAAGATTGTCGAGGAATCGCCGGTCTTTGACGGCCTGTACCAGCGCTATGGCGAGGGCTTCGCGCGCTTCCTCAGCGAGCGCATCGAAGTCGTCGAGGGCGACGTGAGCCAGCCCGGCCTGGGCCTGGATCCCGAGCTGCGCGCGCGGCTGGCGAAATCGCTTGATCTGGTGCTCAACAGCTCCGGCCTCACCGACTTCAATCCCGACCTGCGCGAAGCCCTCTCCGCCAACGTGGACGCCGTGGTCCACATGCTCGACTTCATGAAGCAGTGCGACCACGCCGCGCTCATGCACCTTTCCACCTGCTATGTGGTCGGCGCGCGCGACGGCCGCGTCGCCGAGGAATTGGTGCCCGACTACACCCCCAAGCGCGTTCCCGGCTTCGACGCCGAGCACGAGTGGCGCAAGCTGCACAAGCTCGCCCAGGACGCCGCCGCGCTCGCCGAAGGCCCCAGCGTCACCGAGAAGCTGCGGCGCAAGGTGCGGGAGCGCACCAAGAGCGAACTCACCGGCCCGGCGCTCGAGAACCAGCTTCGCAAGGAGCGCATCCGCTGGCTGCGCAACCACCTCACCCTGGCCGGGATGCGGCGCGCCCGCGCCCTGGGCTGGCCCAA
Proteins encoded in this region:
- a CDS encoding SDR family oxidoreductase, producing MPDPAQTGTFWRVEGSLLSLSAVRVLAYVTWNTQSFSERWARRFGMAFLAVCWPLLYFMGRRFATRLLYIMLRGVSQDRLDLLGEEYFEYILKPQLKPGGLEKLRQAQAAGPVILVSHALDHIIRPLANHLGVENIVANRLDFRDGIATGRLLEPVVRPRRLSAWLTGHRPDGRVSAERVLRDIGLDRRPDLLSRAIFPARRRVPQPSRPALCFDPRKRVEHLSVHKALAGKRIMLIGVTGFIGKVWLANLLNDLPEIGKIYLLIRRQRSTTATRRLEKIVEESPVFDGLYQRYGEGFARFLSERIEVVEGDVSQPGLGLDPELRARLAKSLDLVLNSSGLTDFNPDLREALSANVDAVVHMLDFMKQCDHAALMHLSTCYVVGARDGRVAEELVPDYTPKRVPGFDAEHEWRKLHKLAQDAAALAEGPSVTEKLRRKVRERTKSELTGPALENQLRKERIRWLRNHLTLAGMRRARALGWPNTYCLTKSLAESLIARLAGDVPVAIVRPSIVETSVGKPFCGWNEGVNTSASLAYLLGTSFRQLPSNERKCLDVIPVDQVCQGMTLIAAALIERRHQRMYQLATSVTNPCDMRRSIELTGLAHRRHLKAEQGLESWLRLRWDAIPVSRTRFRRFGAPGQRAMIRAIIRVVGERRPFVKAERRLERVERIVRLYEPFILNHDHVFEAEHVEILSQALPP